One region of Triticum aestivum cultivar Chinese Spring chromosome 6B, IWGSC CS RefSeq v2.1, whole genome shotgun sequence genomic DNA includes:
- the LOC123138403 gene encoding separase isoform X3, whose translation MEAAADDLLAALSSPSSRAGLHSRFAAYLQPFSPHLPAANPNPKPPPKRATKQGKQQQPPPDAAALRSLAKRFLPFLCRALQLLPPLLLPNPSAGGDAAGLDELLEIYGLTLDCLAAISTCLAGKPYSVLLQRGRFVCCLESRGRYARAEAEAAATLDALRCALSPLTAAKPSRGAAIVAPLLPEPGIAGEAGADPEVTILAVELTVCLANCASKGKVKEDACYERVRNLVEQLRPWLRILTEGASKKYLTLLVNALSRCAIFLAAESSFFDADLVREFCVATLGECEKAQLIERLPIVARKICSSVDLSWGESTSLLLAVLESVLRVKISPPIASVLHLYATGLHFSRQQMESEDQPSMSVDFLKNEKNLQTLNNALGTLERIFCATDGKSSKHDNLGKYSSTLTDARHPNKKDSYSCSQSREHINFLAYLDSLEFVCKILLQPANAVWESFFKEKTVPTSGKMTCVLMALNQFIDSSLFAYSSYTKMSDEEKERLNKTLLRALVSAIKISFVTKEAIQKSLYSINCAISSTWIKLEDFKYLIPSIGNIGVTLYNIGHFEEAPKALELCCQATWAQIRLSYCRLSTRTEGHIIIEDLPKDTLKDIITDAFARIDKMVNTLHRCGSKVIRDIVVKSFSELLAHGDTSDYHKSYSVLIESWVKITLKDFANDQNMDSAPLLYHSLMGYPSPLPKKLIGSILEQELLKYGEMESRATMLCGNMQIRIIDILLNELYCSKEYYLDRSKVLVRKAHALRSSGVQNISRCLESLSEAISLLRSILLDSSRGNAIVMHELAIAYCLHAHCAQEANRGGKVIFDDARSAVGLWSKMGTSQHSSPGVIFQQPSETLVPLLCSLVDLLAMKGHFELQFELCKLIIMMWKQENLPIEKLLSMLFINRRLNHACCHLPVDQNFFSYVAEHLGVDCRNTLFWRNCFKGDYPSLSMFLQQLWPVEFFSQPCEYSLGNQFGFNANVDGIVKVASSLVSEVPLNNQSAYLAGWLYYDSSERLLSRGQLLQAISYGREALQLRKKLLKKKFKFNLGKFVIKESECSGGQGFVSLEAWGPTMAEIWPDCTRPSSMRDSFLTPWNVLKCYLESILQVALMHELIGDGTEAEVLLRTGKEISCFQGLPIFAVVFTSALGQLYCKRQLWDAAEGELKHARDLLKENCEFISCETCRLTQEISVDVQAGDLFWNQFDKDLQKHSTCNLSRALGMYRSAMEKLNDTSLEFSAGSCCKLNTSCILGNKDCIAETKRGACNRGKKPLAAKDGVLPPCTPCLLFSQAPIDQYNELVGLKSERKNLKNAESAPPLDVNVKTSKTSSRLAKEQNAAAHSKTRTTRSSKRTAHVKSEKDLAELNSENDISGSDKLSTDALVCGKLSCSLDGVYCSRDDICNMFGCWNCLFVNSLNSESIENILQFRKDCIRRRHLVSLLLKTARALGAQGGKHGAHEVHSIYWQCISLLYFRSLPQGCYRTYEPHLIGLIMNENTGDFLSLERAEILCSMSFFLLKGFLSEQSRDSCCSFSSVQTADIVSWLLKAFVLSGESPSLLQEVCRLLTCIFLLSTIDSTVQLPLYSKGSLSLNHWAAYFHQASVGTHLNCHYLASLQALPRKTDSKGLVGDFANKIDEVPKFLRFSSADMEHLEKHVSEFFNQLPDVPIVCISMLGGDFVNVLGEALLLPSLFPAWMLLSRFDSTNKPTTMLLPVDSISKEAHNEDSSIKELDNPTRASDKNWKCPWSCTIIDYVAPTFRKLLEDNFRSLSGAIDIPKDGQANAVRWWSDRMKLNNDLNEILENMEKLWLGPWKYLLLGHQSADQHSEAVLENLITGLESEFKLEANPALIKVILGGVASVDELKECVSQLVSYKAYFGRGGCCGRDRLRAFSCQIDAEALVSLEHLCNGVVNELAEPVERTPVILVLDTDVQMLPWENLPVLRNQEMYRMPSVRSIFLALTRSTNHQKDASVIDPPFPVIDPFNAFYLLNPGGDLISTQEEFDQLFRNYEWKGNAGDAPTAEELVLALRNHDLFLYFGHGSGSQYVSGKEIEKLDNCAAALLMGCSSGTLHCKGAYAPQGAPLSYLFAGSPSVIANLWDVSDKDIDRFSKALLNSWLQENVTAAKNCSKCCPLTQEFESMTIAAKDNVRSRRKGSRARKQQQTVEMGGSSSCCNCGHRRIASHISEARRACRLPLMIGASPVCYGVPTIIRKK comes from the exons AtggaggccgccgccgacgacctcctCGCGGCCCTCTCCTCCCCGAGCTCCCGCGCCGGCCTCCACTCCCGCTTCGCCGCCTACCTCCAGCCCTTCTCCCCCCACCTGCCCGCCGCCAACCCTAACCCCAAGCCGCCGCCGAAGAGGGCGACGAAGCAGggcaagcagcagcagccgccCCCCGACGCGGCCGCCCTCCGCTCCCTCGCGAAGCGGTTCCTCCCGTTCCTCTGCCGCGCGCTCCAGCTCCTCCCGCCGCTCCTCCTCCCGAACCCTAGCGCGGGCGGCGACGCGGCGGGCCTCGACGAGCTGCTCGAGATCTACGGCCTCACCCTCGACTGCCTGGCGGCCATCTCGACCTGCCTCGCCGGGAAGCCCTACTCCGTGCTGCTCCAGCGCGGCCGCTTCGTGTGCTGCCTCGAGTCGCGCGGCCGCTACGCCCGCGCCGAGGCGGAGGCTGCCGCCACTCTCGACGCCCTCCGCTGCGCGCTCTCGCCACTGACGGCCGCAAAGCCTTCTCGTGGCGCTGCAATTGTTGCTCCCCTCCTCCCCGAGCCTGGCATTGCAGGAGAGGCTGGCGCGGACCCTGAAGTCACCATCCTTGCGGTTGAGCTCACCGTATGCCTTGCTAATTGTGCCAGCAAGGGCAAGGTGAAGGAAGATGCCTGCTACGAACGTGTTCGTAACCTTGTTGAGCAGCTCCGGCCATGGCTCCG GATTCTGACTGAGGGGGCCAGCAAGAAGTATCTCACTCTGCTTGTGAATGCACTGAGCCGCTGTGCCATTTTCCTGGCTGCCGAGTCTTCATTTTTCGACGCTGATCTTGTCCGTGAATTCTGTGTTGCAACCTTAGGGGAGTGTGAGAAGGCACAGCTGATTGAACGCTTGCCCATC GTTGCACGCAAGATCTGTTCTTCTGTGGATTTGAGTTGGGGTGAGAGCACATCGCTTTTGCTTGCCGTGCTTGAGTCTGTTTTACGTGTCAAG ATTTCCCCGCCCATCGCCTCAGTTCTTCATCTTTATGCTACTGGATTACACTTCAGTAGACAGCAAATGGAAAGCGAAGATCAGCCCTCTATGTCAGTGGATTTTCTCAAGAATGAAAAGAACCTACAAACTTTGAACAATGCACTGGGCACACTAGAACGGATTTTCTGTGCCACTGATGGCAAATCCAGTAAACATGATAATTTGGGTAAATATTCAAGTACACTAACTGATGCCAGGCATCCCAATAAGAAAGACAGTTATAGTTGTTCTCAGTCACGTGAGCATATTAATTTTTTGGCATATTTGGATTCTTTGGAGTTTGTTTGCAAGATACTATTGCAGCCTGCAAATGCAGTTTGGGAGAGCTTCTTCAAAGAAAAAACAGTCCCCACTTCGGGGAAAATGACATGTGTCTTAATGGCACTGAATCAGTTTATTGATTCCAGCCTTTTTGCTTATAG CAGTTATACCAAAATGTCTGACGAAGAGAAGGAGAGATTAAATAAAACCTTACTGAGGGCCCTAGTGTCAGCAATCAAAATTTCCTTTGTGACCAAAGAGGCTATCCAG AAGAGCTTGTATTCTATCAATTGTGCCATTTCAAGTACATGGATAAAGCTTGAGGATTTCAAATATTTGATCCCTTCAATTGGTAACATCGGCGTGACACTTTATAATATTGGACATTTTGAAGAG GCACCAAAGGCATTAGAACTATGCTGCCAAGCAACATGGGCACAGATCAGACTTTCTTACTGTAGACTATCAACAAGAACGGAAGGTCACATCATAATTGAGGATCTACCGAAGGATACACTGAAGGATATCATTACAGATGCATTTGCTAGGATAGATAAGATGGTCAACACTCTCCATAGATGTGGCTCAAAAGTGATACGAGATATTGTTGTGAAGAGCTTTTCTGAATTGTTGGCCCATGGTGACACATCAGATTATCACAAAAGCTATTCGGTTCTGATCGAGTCGTGGGTGAAG ATAACACTTAAGGATTTTGCGAATGACCAAAATATGGATAGTGCCCCACTTCTATATCACTCTCTAATGGGCTACCCATCTCCCTTGCCAAAGAAGTTGATAGGCTCAATCTTAGAGCAG GAATTATTAAAATATGGAGAAATGGAATCTCGTGCCACCATGCTCTGCGGAAATATGCAAATAAGAATAATAGATATTCTATTGAATGAACTTTATTGTTCAAAAGAGTACTATCTGGACAGATCAAAAGTTTTAGTTAGAAAGGCACATGCACTCCGTTCATCTGGGGTGCAAAACATAAGCAGGTGTCTTGAGTCCTTATCTGAAGCCATATCTTTACTG CGAAGCATCTTACTGGATTCATCTCGAGGGAATGCGATTGTGATGCATGAATTAGCTATTGCTTACTGCTTGCATGCACATTGTGCGCAGGAAGCCAATCGTGGCGGCAAG GTAATCTTTGATGATGCTAGGAGTGCCGTTGGCTTGTGGTCAAAGATGGGTACTTCTCAGCATTCTTCTCCTGGTGTGATCTTTCAACAGCCATCAGAAACTCTTGTACCACTTCTTTGTTCTCTTGTTGATTTGTTGGCCATGAAG GGTCACTTTGAGCTTCAGTTTGAGCTGTGCAAGCTTATCATAATGATGTGGAAGCAAGAAAATTTACCCATAGAAAAGTTATTATCCATGTTATTTATCAACCGGCGCCTTAATCATGCGTGCTGTCATCTCCCAGTGGACCAGAATTTTTTTTCTTATGTGGCAGAACACCTTGGTGTTGATTGCCGCAATACATTGTTTTGGAGAAACTGTTTCAAAGGAGATTATCCTTCTCTTTCTATGTTTCTTCAGCAGTTGTGGCCTGTTGAATTCTTTTCTCAACCGTGTGAATATTCCCTTGGAAATCAGTTTGGTTTCAATGCTAATGTTGATGGGATTGTTAAAGTTGCATCATCTCTGGTTTCTGAA GTTCCTTTGAATAATCAATCAGCCTATCTGGCTGGCTGGCTGTATTATGATTCGTCAGAAAGACTTCTGTCAAGAGGACAACTTCTCCAG GCCATTTCATATGGAAGAGAAGCCCTCCAATTGCGCAAGAAGCTCCTaaaaaagaagttcaaatttaatttGGGCAAGTTTGTAATCAAGGAAAGCGAATGTTCTGGTGGGCAAGGCTTTGTTTCACTTGAAGCATGGGGACCAACAATGGCTGAAATTTGGCCAGATTGCACCAGGCCAAGCAGCATGAGAGATTCTTTCCTTACCCCATGGAATGTACTTAAATGTTACCTTGAAAGCATATTACAG GTTGCTCTGATGCATGAGTTGATTGGTGATGGCACCGAAGCAGAAGTTCTATTACGGACAGGAAAGGAGATATCATGTTTCCAAGGATTGCCAATTTTTGCTGTTGTTTTTACATCAGCGTTAG GTCAACTATACTGCAAGAGACAGCTGTGGGATGCTGCAGAGGGTGAGCTTAAACATGCTAGGGATCTCCTTAAAGAAAATTGTGAATTCATTTCATGTGAGACATGCAGGTTGACTCAAGAGATATCAGTTGATGTGCAAGCTGGGGATCTGTTTTGGAATCAATTTGACAAAGATTTGCAAAAACATTCAACATGCAATTTGTCTCGTGCTTTAGGCATGTACCGATCTGCCATGGAGAAATTGAATGACACCAGTTTGGAATTTTCTGCTGGGTCCTGTTGTAAACTTAATACTAGTTGCATTTTGGGCAACAAAGACTGTATTGCAGAAACCAAGCGTGGAGCTTGTAATCGTGGGAAAAAACCCTTAGCAGCCAAGGATGGAGTGTTACCTCCATGTACTCCTTGTTTGTTGTTCAGTCAAGCACCTATTGACCAGTACAATGAACTTGTGGGATTAAAATCTGAAAGGAAAAACTTGAAGAATGCCGAAAGTGCCCCACCATTGGATGTTAACGTTAAGACATCCAAAACTTCATCACGTTTAGCCAAAGAACAGAATGCGGCAGCTCATTCAAAGACTAGAACCACCCGATCCAGCAAGCGAACTGCACATGTGAAAAGTGAAAAAGATCTAGCTGAACTGAATAGTGAGAATGACATATCTGGGAGCGACAAATTGTCCACAGATGCTTTAGTCTGTGGGAAGCTAAGCTGCTCCCTTGATGGTGTTTACTGCAGCAGAGATGACATATGCAATATGTTTGGGTGTTGGAATTGCCTTTTTGTTAATTCACTCAATTCTGAGTCCATTGAGAATATATTGCAGTTCAGAAAAGACTGCATCCGCCGACGCCATCTTGTGTCTCTTCTGTTAAAAACAG CAAGAGCCTTGGGAGCTCAGGGTGGAAAGCATGGAGCTCATGAAGTTCATAGTATCTACTGGCAGTGTATATCATTGTTGTATTTCAGATCTCTTCCTCAAGGTTGTTATAGAACCTATGAGCCTCATTTAATTGGACTAATCATGAATGAAAATACTGGTGATTTTCTTTCTTTAGAGCGTGCGGAAATACTATGTAGTATGAGTTTCTTTTTGTTGAAGGGTTTCCTTTCAGAACAGTCAAG GGATAGTTGCTGCAGCTTCTCTAGTGTACAAACGGCTGATATCGTTTCTTGGTTGCTGAAAGCTTTTGTGTTATCTGGAGAGAGTCCTTCACTTCTTCAGGAG GTTTGCAGGCTACTCACATGCATATTCTTACTCTCAACGATAGATTCCACGGTTCAATTACCTTTGTATTCCAAGGGATCTCTCTCTTTGAATCATTGGGCTGCTTACTTTCATCAAGCTTCTGTTGGAACTCATCTCAATTGCCATTACCTTGCAAGCTTACAGGCATTGCCCAGAAAAACAGATTCGAAG GGTCTTGTTGGAGATTTCGCAAACAAGATAGATGAGGTCCCAAAGTTTCTAAG GTTTTCATCGGCAGACATGGAACATCTCGAAAAGCATGTATCAGAATTCTTCAATCAACTTCCTGATGTACCAATTGTGTGCATTAGTATGCTTGGAGGTGATTTTGTGAATGTTCTTGGGGAAGCACTTCTTCTCCCTTCCCTGTTTCCTGCTTGGATGTTGCTCTCAAGGTTTGATTCAACAAACAAGCCTACCACAATGCTTCTACCAGTGGATTCTATTTCAAAAG AAGCACATAATGAAGACTCTTCTATCAAAGAACTGGATAATCCAACTAGAGCTTCAGATAAGAATTGGAAGTGCCCTTGGAGCTGCACTATTATAGATTATGTGGCTCCAACTTTCAGAAAGCTACTTGAGGATAACTTTAGATCCCTCTCTGGTGCAATTGATATTCCAAAGGATGGACAAGCAAATGCAGTAAGGTGGTGGTCGGATAGAATGAAGCTCAACAACGACCTTAATGAGATACTGGA AAACATGGAAAAATTGTGGCTAGGACCCTGGAAATATCTTCTGCTGGGGCACCAATCAGCTGACCAACACAGTGAGGCAGTGCTGGAAAATCTAATCACTGGTCTAGAATCAGAATTCAAACTTGAAGCAAATCCGGCGCTCATCAAGGTCATCCTTGGTGGGGTTGCATCAGTGGATGAACTGAAAGAATGTGTTTCTCAGCTTGTATCATATAAAGCTTACTTTGGCAGGGGAGGGTGTTGTGGAAGAGATAGACTTAGAGCCTTCTCTTGCCAGATTGATGCTGAAGCTCTGGTGTCCCTTGAGCATTTATGCAATGGTGTAGTGAATGAGCTGGCCGAGCCAGTTGAGAGAACTCCAGTGATTTTAGTTCTGGATACTGATGTGCAG ATGCTTCCTTGGGAGAACTTGCCTGTCTTAAGGAATCAGGAAATGTACCGCATGCCGTCAGTGAGAAGCATCTTTCTAGCATTGACTAGAAGCACTAATCATCAGAAAGATGCCAGTGTCATAGACCCTCCTTTTCCTGTTATTGACCCTTTCAATGCATTCTATCTGTTGAATCCTGGTGGTGATTTGATCAGCACACAAGAGGAATTTGATCAGTTGTTTAGAAACTACGAGTGGAAG GGAAATGCTGGGGATGCTCCAACAGCTGAAGAGCTTGTCTTGGCCCTGAGGAATCATGATCTTTTTCTCTACTTTGGACATGGAAGTG GAAGCCAGTATGTCTCTGGAAAGGAAATCGAGAAGTTAGATAATTGTGCAGCTGCTCTCCTCATGGGTTGCAGTAGTGGGACACTTCATTGCAAAGGAGCGTATGCTCCTCAAGGGGCCCCTTTGTCTTATTTATTTGCTGGTTCTCCGTCCGTCATTGCAAATCTCTGGGACGTCTCGGATAAAGATATAGATCGATTTAGTAAAGCACTGCTCAATTCATGGCTGCAAGAAAATGTCACGGCTGCCAAGAATTGCTCTAAGTGTTGCCCTCTGACCCAAGAATTTGAGTCCATGACCATCGCCGCGAAGGACAATGTTAGGTCAAGACGAAAAGGCTCACGAGCTAGGAAGCAACAACAGACAGTAGAGATGGGCGGCAGTAGTAGTTGCTGTAACTGCGGGCACAGGCGAATAGCTTCACATATAAGTGAAGCTAGGCGTGCTTGCAGGCTTCCTCTTATGATCGGTGCATCTCCTGTTTGTTATGGTGTGCCTACTATCATCAGGAAGAAGTAA